Below is a genomic region from Leptolyngbya sp. CCY15150.
GCTCACTTGAAAACCAAGATACTGAGTAACGGCTTGTTCACAGGGGGAGTTCACAGGGGAACTATTTCATCTATACAAGTAAATGAGAGGTAGATCCGAACCGTTTTATGATCATCAAGATGTTGCTACCGAGGCATCGGTTACATCTTATACCTTTGAATCACACAGGCACACTGACAGCCCCACTGGGCCGAGCATACTAGACCGGGCATACTGGGCTGGGCATATAAAGCCAGACCGATGACATGGTAGTCACTGTCATCGTTAGCCATGATTCATAGAAGATGCCAAACGTCCCTAGATGATTCTGATGGAACCAGGAATGGATATATCCCCTGGCTCAGTACTGAAGAGATAATTGCTGCAAGAAACACCCTAGATATCCCGATTATGCACTATTGTTGCAATTCTCGTCGGTGATCTGAGGGTGATCTAGAGATAGCTAGCGTCTAGGGCTGCGATCGCTGCATGGGGCCCAAATACCGCGTTAGATAGGGAGAAAATACCTCGTAGATCAGGGTGAGGGGCTGTCCGTGATGCCAAAACAAATAGTGCCGTCCCCAGAAGGGGCCCGCTTGCTGAAATTCCTGTTCTAGAACGTCGGAATAGCCGCAGTAAATGCCCTGAACATCTCGGTAGAGTTCGGTGCGCAGGCGGGCGAGGCTAGCCCAAATGGGCAGCGATCGATTTTGTAAATAGTCGTCAACATGGCTGGCTTCCCACCAGGAGGTGGCATAGGCAAGCCGTTGCCCAGAAGCGGTACGTAGCCACACTTGGCGGCGCAGGCGGGGCCCTGGAATGACGTCAATCACGTTGGGAGCCTGGTCGCGATCGCAGCCAATCAGCGACATATCAATCACATCCACGTCCGTCCGTTCGCCGGTGAGTAGCTGGAGGTGACGGGTGGGCGAGCCATCCCCGAGCATGAGAATTTGCCACGTTGGGGCCAGTTGATCATGGGGCAAGCCTTGCTGAACTACCTCTTCTCCCCCTTGCCAAATGGGCTGCAGGGCATACCAAGGTGGTGATGCTAGGGTGCTTCTTACAGATTCAAAAGCTGATGTCAAGGGATTTACAAAAATTTACGCCATTGCCTCGATCATAGTATGAATTTCTCCGGTCGGCAGGGGGTGCCTAGAGTGCAGACTCGGGCACATCGGGGGTCGTTGATGGCGGCGGCGGGGTGAGCGGCTGGAGCAGGCCCGCTTGCTGACGGGCGATCGCTCGTTCGAGACTTGCCTCAAAGGTCACCACCGCATCCTGCCAGGTATAGTGAATTGCCCGCTCATGGGCTCGCTCAGACATGGCCCGCCAATCGGCATCGGGCATCTGAGCGATCGCCACGATCGCATCCGCTAAGGCCTGAGGATCGTTGAATGGAATGAATTGGCCAGCGCCTTCCTGCAAGAGTTCGGGAGCGGCTCCGGCGGCAGTGCCAATCACGGGTGTTCGGCAGGCCATGGCTTCCAAAATTGGCAGCCCAAAGCCTTCAATCTTGCTGGTGAACAACCAGGCATCACAGCTTGCGTAAATGGCTCTCAGCTCTGCTTGGCTGGGCTTATGGAAAAAGGTGCAGCCGGCTAGCATATTGTCGCCGGGCTGAAACATGCTGAACACCAAGAGTTTGAGATTAGGAATCACCTGTCGCGCTCGCTGAACGCCCTCATAGGCAAAATCGCAGCCTTTCCAAGCGGCCCGAGAAAACATCATGCCCACGGTGGGGATGGCTTGCTTGCCCCGAGGTTCGGCATAGAACTGTTGACAATCCACCGCATTGGGGACAAGGGAGACCTCTGGATCGCCGTAGGTTTCCTTAGCAACATCGACCAGCCATTGGGCAATGGTGATCTTATGCATGGGCAGGGCCCAAGTAGCCTTCACCCGCTCCACGGGTAGATAGTCATGGATTTCGTAGTGCTGCAGGAAGTAAACCTTGGTGCCTTTGGCCTCAGGCATCGCCGCTACCCATTCGGCTGTTTCCCACCAGGTGGCGATGATCACATCAGCATCTGGCACATCGGCGGCAACCATGGGGCGCGATCGCTCAATCACCCGGTGGGGCACATCAAGATCATCGAAATAGGACATCTTCTTGTCCGTCGGAATCCATCCCTTGCCGGTTAACACAGAGCGAATCTGCCGCCGCAATCGGGGGCGGGGGGCAGGCGTGGAAACGACGGTGACCTGGTGGCCCCGCTGTTGCAGCAGATCAGCATAAATGGACGCCACCCGAATTCCTCCAGTCATGTCAACGGGGGGCAAGACAAAAGTAACCTTCATAACACTGGTTAAGGGTAAAGATCTGAGTGGGAGATAGTTTTGATGACCATGGGCCGCAGGATAGTGCTGATCCAGTCGATGACCTCGGGTGGGGTGCTATGCTCTCCCACCAAGGAACTAAACGGTTGAGTCATCGTTTTTTAGGATGGCTAGATAGGGATTTGTCTGCCCTAGAGCTTCCCAGGCGTTATCCATTCAGCTTATGGAAGCTATCCGCCCATATAGATGCAACGGTTCACGATGTATAACCACGAAGTATAGCCCTAGTCCTGGGTTAGAGGCTGATCGGCCGGTCTTAGACTTAGGCAAATACGCCGTCCCAGGGTAGACCTAGCCCTAAGAAAGTGCGTACTGCTAATACGCTTCCTAGGAGGACGACCAGAAGCCCGGTGAAGATAGCATCTTGCCTCAGGCAGGAGAGTTTTTCTCGGTATAGCCCCAGGGCGATCGCAATATAAAAGGGCAATTCGCTTAAGGCCACCGCCAATACTGCCCCGAAGGGAGCTATCTCTTCCGGCAAGATCATGATCGATCCAGGGATACCCACGACGATGACTAAGAAGCTAAAAAAGTTCCCATAGGCGTTATAGCGGGGTTGACCCACGGCAAATAGGCAAGGATTGAGGGTATCGGCCATCAGGTTGGGCCATAGCCCCAGCGCCACGATGGACAAAATCCAGCCGGCACTTTCGAAGTTTTCGTTATACAAAAAATCGATAATGATATCTCCGCCACTCGCTAGGATCACCACTACCACCATCAACCCTGCTAGGGCTGCCTGGCGAGACTTCATAATTTTCTGGCGCAGTTCTGAACGAGGGGTGTCGGAAATTTTAGACATCACCGGAAACAACACTTTGGTGTAAACCTTTTGGTTAATTTGCCGGGGTAGGTCGCCAAGGGTAAAGGCAATGCTGTAGATACCTAGAAACTCTAACGAGAGGAATTTACCCAGCAGGAGACGGTCAGACTGGGTGGAGAGGAACATCATAGCGGTGGATAGAAAAATCCATTTGCCAAAGGAAATAATCTCTTTGATGGCGTCTTTATCCCACTTTAGGCGGCTGGGTGTGACTTGGGGTAGAAGGGTGTGGCTAATGATTAACCGCAGACTCCAAGCCACCAGCGATCCACCGGCTAAGGCCCAAACGGTGGGATCAAACCATGCCCAAATCACCGTGACGGCCGTACCGATTAACTGAGTACTAATTTCAAAGAGCGCCAGTTTCCCCATGGCAACCTCTCGGCTGAGAGTGTAGTTGGCCATGGATTCTAGACCGCCTAAGACCATGGTGAAGCCGATGACGGGAACCAGCCAGAGCAGGCGAGGTTCTTCATACAGCGCGGCGACGGGCCAAGCGATGATCAAACAGCAGAGCCATAGACCAAACCCCCGAATAATTTGGGCTGTCCAGGCGGTGTTGAGGAAGTCGGGTTCGTTGCCGCGTCGATTTTGAATGACGCTGGGGCCAATCCCAATATCTGAGAAGAGGGTGAGTCCGCCGATGAAGGTGTAGACCAGCGCCATTAAGCCAAAGAATTCGGGGAGCAGCAAACGGGTGAGAATTAGGTTGCTAGCTAGCCGAATGCCTTGGCTGAAGCCATAGGCGGCGAAGGTCCAAATGGCACCTTTGAGGGCTAGGGATTTGAGGGAGGGCATAGTAGTTAGGAAAAAAGGGGTGAATGATGGTGGCTGGAAGGACGGGTATTACCCAGGAGTAGCCGAAGCTTGAGGGGGAGCGATCGCCTTGGGGATGCTACTTGGGCTTGGCAAAGAGCTGGGTGAGCTTATGGGCTTCCGTATGG
It encodes:
- a CDS encoding chorismate lyase; amino-acid sequence: MTSAFESVRSTLASPPWYALQPIWQGGEEVVQQGLPHDQLAPTWQILMLGDGSPTRHLQLLTGERTDVDVIDMSLIGCDRDQAPNVIDVIPGPRLRRQVWLRTASGQRLAYATSWWEASHVDDYLQNRSLPIWASLARLRTELYRDVQGIYCGYSDVLEQEFQQAGPFWGRHYLFWHHGQPLTLIYEVFSPYLTRYLGPMQRSQP
- a CDS encoding glycosyltransferase family 4 protein gives rise to the protein MKVTFVLPPVDMTGGIRVASIYADLLQQRGHQVTVVSTPAPRPRLRRQIRSVLTGKGWIPTDKKMSYFDDLDVPHRVIERSRPMVAADVPDADVIIATWWETAEWVAAMPEAKGTKVYFLQHYEIHDYLPVERVKATWALPMHKITIAQWLVDVAKETYGDPEVSLVPNAVDCQQFYAEPRGKQAIPTVGMMFSRAAWKGCDFAYEGVQRARQVIPNLKLLVFSMFQPGDNMLAGCTFFHKPSQAELRAIYASCDAWLFTSKIEGFGLPILEAMACRTPVIGTAAGAAPELLQEGAGQFIPFNDPQALADAIVAIAQMPDADWRAMSERAHERAIHYTWQDAVVTFEASLERAIARQQAGLLQPLTPPPPSTTPDVPESAL
- a CDS encoding oligosaccharide flippase family protein, with product MPSLKSLALKGAIWTFAAYGFSQGIRLASNLILTRLLLPEFFGLMALVYTFIGGLTLFSDIGIGPSVIQNRRGNEPDFLNTAWTAQIIRGFGLWLCCLIIAWPVAALYEEPRLLWLVPVIGFTMVLGGLESMANYTLSREVAMGKLALFEISTQLIGTAVTVIWAWFDPTVWALAGGSLVAWSLRLIISHTLLPQVTPSRLKWDKDAIKEIISFGKWIFLSTAMMFLSTQSDRLLLGKFLSLEFLGIYSIAFTLGDLPRQINQKVYTKVLFPVMSKISDTPRSELRQKIMKSRQAALAGLMVVVVILASGGDIIIDFLYNENFESAGWILSIVALGLWPNLMADTLNPCLFAVGQPRYNAYGNFFSFLVIVVGIPGSIMILPEEIAPFGAVLAVALSELPFYIAIALGLYREKLSCLRQDAIFTGLLVVLLGSVLAVRTFLGLGLPWDGVFA